The proteins below are encoded in one region of Aequorivita iocasae:
- a CDS encoding RNA-binding domain-containing protein → MPETNRIEYKRELSDGLEKEVVAFLNYREGGIVYIGVDKNGNTYGLADADGGQLKIKDRLKNNIRPSAMGLFDIVSEVREGKDILKVIVASGPEKPYHLKKYGMSEKGCFIRLGSAAEPMPQKMIDELFASRTRNSISKIKANRQDLTFSQLKIYYQESGYNLGNNFAKNLELLTEDGLYNYAAYLLADKNNTSIKVAKYSGANRADLIESNEYGHESLVKATKQVIDKIAVENRTNTKITSKERKQNNLWNPIALREAIINAFVHNDYTNEITPKFEIFSDRIEITSAGGLPEGLSKQEFFEGFSVPRNKELMRVFKDLELVEQLGSGIPRILEHYGKESFSFSENFLRMTFMAKETAVNKDDADGNEIGGQMGGQKGGQINKETEKAIDANSELTQRQKQILKLIYVDNRISRSGIAEVLHINESAIQKHLNNLKEAGYIERIGGTRGYWQVNVEDKS, encoded by the coding sequence ATGCCAGAAACCAACCGAATAGAATACAAACGAGAATTGTCCGATGGTCTTGAAAAAGAGGTCGTTGCTTTCCTGAACTATCGTGAAGGCGGTATTGTATACATTGGTGTCGATAAAAATGGAAACACTTACGGATTGGCGGATGCTGATGGAGGCCAACTCAAAATAAAAGACAGGTTAAAAAACAACATTCGTCCTTCTGCAATGGGGCTGTTCGACATCGTGAGTGAAGTTAGGGAAGGAAAGGACATCCTCAAAGTCATTGTCGCCAGTGGCCCGGAAAAGCCCTATCATCTCAAAAAATATGGGATGAGTGAAAAGGGATGTTTTATCCGTTTAGGGTCTGCCGCAGAACCTATGCCCCAAAAGATGATTGATGAGCTTTTTGCCAGCCGAACCCGTAATTCCATAAGTAAAATCAAGGCAAATAGGCAAGATTTAACCTTTAGTCAATTAAAGATATACTATCAGGAATCGGGTTATAATCTTGGTAATAATTTTGCGAAAAATCTGGAATTGCTTACTGAAGATGGTTTATACAATTATGCAGCCTATTTATTGGCGGACAAAAACAATACCTCTATAAAAGTTGCCAAATATTCAGGTGCCAATCGTGCTGATCTCATAGAAAGCAACGAATATGGACACGAAAGTTTGGTAAAAGCAACGAAGCAAGTCATCGATAAGATTGCCGTAGAAAATAGAACCAATACTAAAATTACATCCAAAGAACGAAAACAGAACAATCTTTGGAATCCCATTGCCTTACGCGAGGCCATCATCAATGCCTTTGTGCATAATGACTATACAAATGAAATTACCCCAAAGTTCGAAATCTTTTCAGACCGAATTGAGATTACATCTGCTGGTGGTTTACCGGAAGGTTTGAGCAAACAGGAATTTTTTGAAGGCTTTTCCGTTCCGCGGAATAAGGAACTGATGCGTGTTTTTAAAGATTTGGAATTGGTGGAACAGCTGGGTTCTGGCATACCTCGCATCTTGGAACACTATGGAAAGGAAAGTTTTAGCTTTAGCGAAAATTTTCTTCGAATGACTTTTATGGCAAAAGAAACTGCTGTTAATAAAGATGATGCTGATGGTAATGAAATAGGTGGTCAAATGGGTGGTCAAAAAGGTGGTCAAATAAATAAGGAAACTGAAAAAGCAATAGATGCTAATTCTGAATTAACACAAAGACAAAAGCAAATACTAAAACTTATATACGTAGATAATAGGATAAGTCGTTCTGGAATTGCAGAGGTTCTTCATATAAATGAATCTGCTATTCAAAAGCACCTAAATAATCTAAAAGAAGCTGGATATATAGAACGCATAGGTGGAACTCGCGGATATTGGCAGGTAAATGTGGAAGATAAATCTTAA